GAGCATTGTCGGTCCTTTCGTTTTGGGTGTCGTCGGTTTCGCGTCCTTGGAGCTTGATCGAGCTTGGCTCTCGCCGCCGTTGGGCGATAGCAACGATCGGTCTGCCAGATAGGCGAACAGGACTTCTCGGTTCCGCAATGTTCGCGCCAGTCGGCTTCAGTTGCAGCTTGGCGCTCTTCTCACTGCGCAATGCAGCGCCCAAGGGCTGGCGCCGTGCGCTTTGCATGGCGAGGGAAGCGCCTAGGAGCGAGGGGCTTATCCCTTCTCGCCTGCAAGTCCTATTCGTCCCACTCGATTTCCGCCCCGAGCTTGCGCAGGTTTTCCGCGAAGTTCGGATGGGCCCTCCGAATCGGATCGGCGTTCTTCACAATGCTGCGGCCTTCGATGCTGGCGGCAGTCATGTAGAGAGCGACTGCAGCTCGTATAATGTATGGCGCTTCAACTACAGCCGGTCGCATGGGGCGTTGCCCAAAAATGATGATGCGGTGCGGATCGCTCACCACGGCGTGAGCGCCAAATTTCACCAGCTCGGGCAGCCAGGAGAAGCCACCTTCGTAAACCTTGTTCCAAAAATGCATTACGCCTTCCGATCGGGTTGCCAGGGCCACCATGGGGGGAAGCAGGTCGACCGGGAAGTAAGGCCAAGGCGCTGCTTCGATTTTCGGAAGGAGGTTGGGTGTAAACGGTTGTTGGATACGCAACTCCTGGGAGCTGCGGCAGATGGCGGTGTTGCCGTCGTAGGCGATGGTGACGCCTAGCTTGTCGAAGCTGCGGTTGATCAGATCGAAATGCTGAGGCGTGGAATCGAGCACCTGAACTTCGCCGCCGGTGATGGCTCCGAGGGCGAGGAAGGTCGCCACTTCGTGGTGGTCGGAGGAAATGGCGGCATCGGCGCCCTGGAGAGCTTCCGCGCCCGTGACGGTCAGTACGCTAGTGCCGACGCCCTCGATGCTTGCTCCCATGGAGATGAGGAAACGGCAGAGGTCCTGCACGTGCGGCTCGCTGGCGGCGTTGGTCAGCGTGGAAACGCCGTCGGCCAAAGCGGCGGCCATGACGAAGGTCTCGGTAGTGGTGACCGACATGTAGTCCGCCCAGTGGGAGGCCCCAGTGAAGCGCTCTTCGATCGTGAGTTTCAGTTCGCCGTTGTGCTCGATCGTCGCTCCGAGGCAGGCGAGGATTTCGAGGTGCGGATCGAGCTCGCGGATGCCCAGAGCGCAGCCCTTGGGGTTGGAATCGAGGGCGATCTTTTTGAAGCGATGCAGCAGCGGGGCGAAGAGCAGCACCGCCGAACGCATGCCTTGCGGGAGAGAGGCGGTGTCGAAGTCGGTTTCCAGTTCCGAATGGTCCAGCCGCATGGTTTTGGCTTCGCGATCCCAGTCGATGCGGGAGCCGATTGAGCGGAAAAAGCTGACCAGTTTCTCGATGTCGGTGATGGCTGGCACGTTGCTCAAGGTCACCGCTTCATCCGTGAGCAGAGTAGCGCAGAGAATAGGAAGAACTGCGTTCTTGTTGCCCGAAGGAGTGATGGTTCCTGAAAGCGGTTTGCCGCCGTGTACGATGAGATTGGCCATGGGGATGATTCGAAGCCGAGCTTCGCGAGCCGCCTAGCGGTTTTCAATAAAATTGGGGACGCGGAGGCAAGGTTGCGCTCGCAAGGGAGAGCGGGTGCAGGGAACCTCTCGCAGCTCCACGGTTAAGCAACTGGTTTTTGCAACGTTACAAAAACCAGTTGCGCAAAGAAGTGTTAAGCGTCCCTATTTCGAGCCATTTTGCATTGCTTCAGGTGAACTTATTCGTTTGTTAAGCGGGTCTTGAGCAGCCAGGCGCCTAATCCAGCTGACCCAAGATTCTCAAGAAAACACAATCCTACTAACACTCATCTTTGGATCCTGATCCTCGCGACAGGCACCCGAATTATGAAAAGCATACCAGACTTCCTGAAGTGGAAGGCGGACGGCCGCGCGATCACCATGGTGACGTGTTATGATGCGGCGACCGCTAAGATTTTGAACGCATCGAGTGTGGACTCGATTCTTGTCGGCGATTCCTGCGCCATGGTGGTGCACGGCTACGACAGCACGGTGCATGCGACGGTGGAAATGATCGCTACCCACACCGCCGCCGTGAGACGAGGAGCGCCGGACAAGGTGATCATCGCCGACCTTCCGTTTCTCTCCAATCGCAAGGGCACCGAAATCGCCATGGACGCGGTGGACCAGCTGATGAAGGCTGGGGCCAACGCGGTGAAACTGGAGCGGCGCAAGGGCAACATCCAGCTCATCGAGCACATCGTGGATAGTGGGGTGCCGGTGATGGGGC
This genomic window from Pelagicoccus sp. SDUM812003 contains:
- a CDS encoding UDP-N-acetylglucosamine 1-carboxyvinyltransferase; protein product: MANLIVHGGKPLSGTITPSGNKNAVLPILCATLLTDEAVTLSNVPAITDIEKLVSFFRSIGSRIDWDREAKTMRLDHSELETDFDTASLPQGMRSAVLLFAPLLHRFKKIALDSNPKGCALGIRELDPHLEILACLGATIEHNGELKLTIEERFTGASHWADYMSVTTTETFVMAAALADGVSTLTNAASEPHVQDLCRFLISMGASIEGVGTSVLTVTGAEALQGADAAISSDHHEVATFLALGAITGGEVQVLDSTPQHFDLINRSFDKLGVTIAYDGNTAICRSSQELRIQQPFTPNLLPKIEAAPWPYFPVDLLPPMVALATRSEGVMHFWNKVYEGGFSWLPELVKFGAHAVVSDPHRIIIFGQRPMRPAVVEAPYIIRAAVALYMTAASIEGRSIVKNADPIRRAHPNFAENLRKLGAEIEWDE